From a region of the Macrobrachium nipponense isolate FS-2020 chromosome 20, ASM1510439v2, whole genome shotgun sequence genome:
- the LOC135222897 gene encoding uncharacterized protein LOC135222897 has translation MRPGYSNLGGYCFMRGVGTCSGTVIRKGCYGKCSLCIPDASKCIPRKRCTNHSGACLSKANWSSCDRELDSYFCHGSDCACCRTKICTRQDSCKNQGGYCYRMKTNVQRQHVCNGRVDPAGCGGAQCRCCIPTAGK, from the exons ATGAGGCCAGGCTACAGTAATCTGGGCGGCTACTGCTTCATGCGAGGCGTTGGGACATGCTCCGGCACTGTGATCAGGAAAGGCTGCTATGGAAAGTGCTCCCTCTGCATTCCAG aTGCCTCCAAGTGCATTCCACGAAAACGTTGTACAAATCATAGTGGAGCCTGCTTGAGCAAAGCAAATTGGAGCAGCTGCGACAGAGAATTAGATTCCTATTTCTGCCATGGTAGCGACTGCGCCTGTTGCAGGACTAAAA TATGCACTCGCCAAGATTCTTGCAAAAATCAGGGAGGTTACTGTTACAGAATGAAGACCAATGTTCAAAGACAACACGTCTGCAATGGCCGAGTAGATCCTGCTGGCTGTGGAGGCGCCCAATGCCGGTGTTGTATTCCTACTGCTG GAAAATAA